CCTCGACCCCGgccgtaattggaaccacgaccacggttattgtggtttcctttccggccaGTTGAGTAGCCATCTCGGCCGTTTGAGTTATCACGTCCACGCCTCTTGAACCCACCACGGCTATTGCCGTATGGTTTCTTGTTGTCTTGGACAAAGTATGTCTCATTGGGATCCTTCTTCTCAACCTCATGGGCTTCGGGTGGTGGTGCTGTCCCGGCCGGTCTAACTCCgttactctttagtaggagttcattgtttgcctcggccaggagtagacatgagatcagatcagtgtatgtggcAAAACCCTTTGTCCTGTATTGCTCTTGCAACACAGAATTCGAGTGATTAAAGGTAGTATAAGTCTTTTCAAGCATCATGCTATCGGTTACCTCTTCACCACACAACTTTAGTATTGAGACAATCTTGAATAGAGCTGAATTGTAATCATCCACCGACTTATAGTCTAAGAATCTTAGATGCATCCAATCATGCCTTgcttttggaagcaacaccatcctgtggtgatcatatctattctttaaagccatccaaagatctagtggattctcgattgtcatgtactgatctttaagaCCATCAATGAGATGATGCCGCATAAGGCCTAAGGCTCTGTATCggttcttttcattctcattgttgtcttcGAT
This genomic stretch from Brassica napus cultivar Da-Ae unplaced genomic scaffold, Da-Ae ScsIHWf_690;HRSCAF=1004, whole genome shotgun sequence harbors:
- the LOC125605061 gene encoding uncharacterized protein LOC125605061; its protein translation is MVLLPKARHDWMHLRFLDYKSVDDYNSALFKIVSILKLCGEESNGVRPAGTAPPPEAHEVEKKDPNETYFVQDNKKPYGNSRGGFKRRGRDNSNGRDGYSTGRKGNHNNRGRGSNYGRGRGSYGRGRGGISKPSYTSNKSLCHRCGSDNHWAKNCRTPKHLCDLYQESIKNKNPEANMIQENTHEDKGYG